The Enteractinococcus fodinae genome has a segment encoding these proteins:
- a CDS encoding Bug family tripartite tricarboxylate transporter substrate binding protein, with the protein MKLTSALRGISVAAVLALTLTACGAASEGDDDAAWPDENLEMLIGFGAGGTPDLLGRAVGDHLQERHNVNVTATNRTGGASTIALNEALSAPADGTTLALATSNGLLWQPLVESGLEYDQTEGYEALAKVGESPFSLMVAADGDFETMDDFIDAADAGEELAVAVTGEGAQTDLTVQQLNEQNDWQLRSVPYTDGAGEGILAVMRGEVDAQVSTTAGVQGQIDAGDVNILAVLSDENEPENPDVPTVDEFGLDVPMGTSFYVVTTDEIDDQLRDEMIAAMDDLALSAEWTDTLRDLGLPESALNHEDTQEEIATLIEEYDTLEP; encoded by the coding sequence ATGAAGCTGACTTCTGCCCTACGCGGCATCAGCGTGGCAGCCGTACTCGCACTGACTCTCACGGCCTGCGGGGCCGCATCTGAGGGTGATGACGATGCCGCATGGCCGGACGAGAACCTCGAAATGCTCATTGGTTTCGGCGCCGGGGGCACCCCCGACCTGCTGGGCCGAGCCGTCGGCGATCACCTGCAAGAGCGGCACAACGTCAACGTGACCGCGACCAACCGCACCGGTGGAGCCAGCACTATCGCGCTGAATGAAGCGTTGAGCGCACCCGCAGATGGCACCACGCTCGCGCTAGCGACCTCCAACGGCTTGTTGTGGCAACCGCTGGTGGAATCCGGGCTGGAATACGACCAAACCGAGGGCTATGAAGCCCTGGCGAAAGTTGGGGAATCACCCTTTTCGCTCATGGTTGCCGCCGACGGGGACTTTGAGACCATGGACGACTTCATCGACGCCGCCGACGCGGGCGAAGAACTTGCGGTGGCCGTCACCGGTGAAGGCGCCCAGACGGACCTGACCGTTCAACAACTCAATGAACAAAACGACTGGCAGCTGCGCAGTGTGCCATACACCGATGGGGCCGGTGAAGGCATCCTGGCGGTCATGCGCGGGGAAGTCGACGCCCAAGTCAGCACCACCGCCGGAGTCCAAGGACAGATCGATGCCGGCGACGTCAACATTCTGGCCGTCCTCTCGGATGAAAACGAACCCGAGAACCCAGATGTCCCAACCGTCGACGAATTTGGTCTCGACGTACCGATGGGCACTTCGTTCTATGTGGTCACCACCGATGAAATTGATGACCAACTCCGGGACGAGATGATCGCGGCGATGGATGACCTTGCCCTATCTGCCGAATGGACCGACACGCTGCGTGATCTAGGGCTGCCAGAAAGCGCACTGAACCACGAGGACACCCAAGAAGAGATCGCCACCCTCATCGAAGAATACGACACGCTCGAGCCGTAA
- a CDS encoding tripartite tricarboxylate transporter TctB family protein: MSTQQPSPATPEEPTGQGPAATEQRSATVPWRVAGLIGLVVAAVTAWITWQNYPLGTLDRPGHGLFPLLVAGLMAIASLVALIEARGVTFGYHPIAWRRFGIGAAVILGGACLLPVLGFIPVALVGTTVLGILIEGSFHWKIPVTMTAVTFGIWALFEMLLGINLP, translated from the coding sequence ATGTCCACCCAACAGCCGTCCCCAGCCACACCCGAGGAGCCCACCGGCCAGGGCCCCGCAGCCACCGAGCAACGCTCGGCCACCGTACCCTGGCGGGTTGCTGGCCTCATCGGCCTGGTGGTAGCCGCCGTGACAGCCTGGATCACGTGGCAGAACTACCCGTTGGGTACTTTGGACCGGCCAGGCCACGGGCTGTTTCCGTTGCTGGTGGCCGGGCTGATGGCGATCGCCTCGCTGGTGGCGCTGATCGAGGCTCGCGGCGTCACCTTCGGCTATCACCCGATCGCGTGGCGACGATTCGGCATCGGTGCGGCAGTTATCTTAGGTGGCGCTTGTTTGCTACCGGTGCTGGGCTTTATCCCGGTCGCCCTCGTGGGGACCACCGTGTTGGGAATCCTGATTGAAGGAAGCTTCCACTGGAAAATCCCGGTCACGATGACGGCCGTGACCTTCGGCATCTGGGCGCTGTTCGAAATGCTATTAGGGATTAACCTGCCATGA
- a CDS encoding tripartite tricarboxylate transporter permease — translation MNPWEGLLYGLSIALTPEHLLAALVGALLGTIMGLIPGVGPVSGAAILLPLTYVFDPLTGMIVIAGMFYGIMYGGSTTSILLNIPGDAPSVVSAFEGYPLARSGRAGPALGITAIASFIGGTGSVIVLSMVAAPVAEVAVLFGSAEYFALTLGGLIILARIMGGSITAGLLPLAFGLLLGVLGEDAISGDARFTFGVREASQGVSIVALAVGMFGLTEILRLIIQKQSTPYVGSLRWRQLIPTKTDMKNSAGSWFRGSGIGFGLGLLPGPSISLSTLLSYRLESMVGRDRKNFGKGAVSGLAGPESANNAAATSSMIPLLALGLPFSATLAVMLVAMQVHGIQPGPQLVTTNPDLFWGLIASLLIGNVMLLLLNVNLIRVWVAVLRVPNWILLPAVVAICWAGVYTYRLSWFDLVVAAALAVIGFFMLRYNFQLVPVLLGTLIGPLVERHFRQGLTAANGDLTYFISQPIAAVIWIAVLLIVVGLPLLRWWLGRRSRANPDPTASQQHPSV, via the coding sequence ATGAACCCGTGGGAAGGTCTGCTCTACGGGCTCAGCATCGCCCTGACCCCAGAACACCTGCTGGCCGCCCTGGTCGGCGCCCTGCTGGGCACGATCATGGGACTCATCCCGGGGGTTGGTCCCGTCTCGGGGGCGGCCATCCTGCTGCCTCTGACCTATGTTTTCGATCCGCTGACCGGCATGATCGTGATCGCCGGGATGTTCTACGGGATCATGTACGGCGGGTCTACGACCTCCATTCTGCTCAACATCCCCGGAGACGCGCCCTCGGTGGTCTCGGCATTTGAGGGATACCCGTTAGCACGGTCTGGCAGAGCCGGCCCGGCACTGGGGATCACCGCGATTGCCTCATTTATCGGCGGCACCGGCAGCGTCATTGTGCTGAGCATGGTGGCCGCACCGGTGGCCGAAGTGGCGGTGCTGTTTGGGTCGGCGGAATACTTTGCCCTCACGCTCGGCGGGTTAATCATTCTGGCGCGCATCATGGGCGGGTCCATCACCGCAGGCTTACTGCCCCTGGCCTTTGGTTTGCTGCTTGGCGTGCTGGGCGAAGATGCCATTAGCGGCGACGCACGGTTTACCTTCGGTGTGCGGGAAGCCTCCCAAGGGGTGAGCATCGTGGCGCTGGCCGTTGGCATGTTCGGGCTGACCGAAATTTTGCGGTTGATCATCCAAAAACAATCCACCCCGTACGTCGGTTCGCTGCGCTGGCGACAACTCATCCCGACCAAAACCGACATGAAAAACTCGGCCGGCAGCTGGTTCCGCGGAAGCGGTATCGGATTCGGCCTCGGCCTGCTCCCGGGCCCCAGCATTTCGCTCTCAACCCTGCTGAGCTATCGACTCGAATCGATGGTCGGACGCGACCGCAAAAACTTCGGCAAAGGCGCGGTCTCTGGCCTGGCCGGACCGGAATCGGCGAATAATGCGGCAGCAACCTCGTCGATGATCCCGCTCCTCGCACTGGGGCTGCCGTTTTCGGCGACCTTGGCGGTCATGTTGGTGGCCATGCAGGTACACGGCATCCAACCCGGACCACAACTGGTGACCACCAACCCGGACCTGTTTTGGGGACTCATCGCCTCGCTGCTGATCGGCAACGTGATGTTGTTACTCCTCAACGTCAATCTCATCCGCGTGTGGGTGGCGGTGCTGCGCGTGCCCAACTGGATCCTGCTGCCCGCCGTGGTCGCGATCTGCTGGGCCGGCGTCTACACCTACCGGTTGAGCTGGTTCGATCTCGTGGTCGCAGCAGCACTGGCCGTCATCGGGTTTTTCATGCTGCGCTACAACTTCCAACTCGTCCCGGTCCTGCTGGGGACGCTCATCGGACCGCTGGTCGAACGCCACTTCCGACAGGGACTGACCGCCGCCAATGGCGACCTGACCTATTTCATTAGCCAACCCATTGCCGCGGTCATTTGGATCGCCGTGCTGTTGATTGTCGTCGGTTTGCCGCTGTTGCGGTGGTGGTTGGGACGACGCAGCCGAGCCAACCCGGACCCCACCGCCTCGCAGCAGCACCCTTCGGTCTAG
- a CDS encoding GMC family oxidoreductase, producing MNTDIFDYIIVGAGAGGATLAYELSRRTNKTILVLESGGPDLDPMIHIPKGFFFLYGGKKHSFYYETKPVPQSGEPDIWQRGRVDGGSTSINGMQYDRAGGHYWNSVAQKADERWSWRHMLDTFRSIEDHELGESSARGAGGPLSVHVTRDPEPLNDAVVEAAQAWGLPWTEDLNSHDGERIGYIPNTTKNGRRHNTARAFLSLAKKKRTVTHVNHAHAAQVHFDGRRAIGAETIVKGQRRMFRARREIILCAGPLESPLLLERSGVGQPEVLRQLGVSQVAESPHVGEHAVEQRMFAYQWRIKEQMGYNQKLSTKFSQLVAGAAWLTTRGGIISTGGYDLAAFAKSAQHLEVPDLFLMFTPHMLDLAATSMAVAPEPGFSGAGYLVTPTTESSIHATSQDPFAPPVIDAHYLEDEAECEAQYRGLQIVREIVAQHPLADLVTEEQAPGPNVNSREEAIGHSWASGHALHACGTVRMGSADDAPLDADLRVRGVEGLRVADASVLPRQPGNTMAPSIGVGARAAALIADQE from the coding sequence ATGAATACCGATATTTTTGACTACATTATTGTCGGCGCTGGAGCGGGTGGGGCAACCCTCGCTTATGAGCTGAGTCGCCGCACCAATAAGACCATTCTAGTTTTAGAATCGGGTGGTCCCGATCTGGACCCGATGATTCATATTCCGAAGGGCTTCTTCTTTCTTTACGGCGGCAAGAAGCACTCGTTTTACTACGAAACAAAACCCGTCCCGCAGTCGGGAGAGCCTGACATATGGCAGCGCGGCCGCGTCGACGGGGGCTCAACCTCGATCAACGGCATGCAGTATGATCGCGCCGGCGGACACTATTGGAATTCTGTGGCTCAAAAGGCTGATGAACGATGGAGTTGGCGGCATATGTTGGATACGTTCCGCTCCATCGAAGATCATGAGCTCGGCGAGTCTTCTGCTCGAGGTGCAGGCGGCCCACTATCTGTCCATGTCACTCGCGATCCTGAACCTCTCAATGACGCGGTAGTGGAAGCTGCTCAAGCTTGGGGACTGCCCTGGACCGAGGACTTGAATTCCCATGACGGAGAGCGCATCGGTTACATCCCCAACACGACGAAGAATGGTCGGCGGCATAATACGGCTCGCGCCTTTTTATCACTGGCGAAGAAGAAACGTACTGTAACCCATGTCAACCACGCCCACGCCGCACAGGTGCATTTTGATGGCAGGCGCGCCATCGGGGCCGAAACGATCGTGAAGGGACAGCGCCGCATGTTCCGGGCACGTCGCGAAATTATTTTGTGTGCTGGCCCGTTGGAATCCCCGTTACTCTTGGAGCGTTCCGGCGTTGGCCAGCCCGAGGTGCTGCGCCAGCTGGGCGTCAGTCAGGTGGCGGAGAGCCCACATGTAGGGGAACATGCGGTAGAACAGCGCATGTTCGCATATCAGTGGCGCATCAAAGAGCAGATGGGTTATAACCAGAAACTGTCCACTAAATTTAGCCAGTTGGTTGCTGGGGCCGCCTGGCTCACCACACGGGGTGGCATCATCAGTACTGGCGGCTACGATCTAGCTGCGTTTGCTAAGTCGGCTCAGCACCTGGAGGTGCCAGATTTATTCTTGATGTTCACGCCTCACATGTTGGACTTAGCGGCAACTAGCATGGCTGTAGCCCCCGAACCGGGATTCAGCGGTGCAGGGTATCTGGTTACTCCTACCACCGAGAGTTCAATTCATGCGACAAGCCAGGACCCATTCGCCCCACCGGTCATTGATGCTCACTATCTCGAAGATGAGGCGGAGTGCGAGGCGCAATATCGTGGCTTACAGATTGTCCGAGAGATTGTAGCCCAACATCCGCTGGCGGATCTGGTGACCGAAGAACAAGCCCCGGGTCCTAACGTGAACTCCCGTGAGGAGGCTATTGGTCACTCGTGGGCCAGCGGGCACGCCTTACATGCGTGCGGGACAGTTCGGATGGGTTCCGCCGATGATGCCCCCTTGGATGCAGATCTGCGTGTTCGAGGCGTTGAGGGTCTGCGGGTCGCTGACGCTTCGGTGCTCCCACGTCAGCCTGGGAACACCATGGCTCCCAGCATTGGGGTTGGTGCCCGCGCTGCTGCGCTCATCGCAGACCAAGAATAA
- a CDS encoding acyl-CoA dehydrogenase family protein — MSKTDLFNIASMLTDEELAVRDRVAEFVDRRVRPNIAKWYDEAHLPMELIPEMAELGLFGMHIEGYGCGGRSAVEYGIAMHEMEAGDSGLRTVISVQGSLAMTAIAKNGSEEQKQTWLPKMAAGEIIGCFGLTEPTAGSDPSSMTTHAKFVDGEWVLNGAKRWIGLATVANVAIIWAKASVADAKAAGVHPEGDTRADDEMVVRGFIVPTDTVGYRAEAIEQKLSMRASLQCDIYLEDAKLPADAILPHNPGLRGPFSCLNEARYGIAWGALGAARDSIETALDYASTRMQFGKPLTAYQLTQKKLADMTIALNKGQLMALQLGRANDAGTMDLHQISMAKLDNVRVAIEIARECRTILGGNGITAAYSPLRHANNLESVRTYEGTDEVHTLIVGQKLTGEAAFS; from the coding sequence ATGTCGAAAACAGATCTGTTCAATATCGCCTCGATGCTCACCGATGAGGAACTCGCAGTCCGCGACAGAGTCGCCGAGTTCGTTGACCGCCGCGTTCGGCCCAATATTGCCAAGTGGTACGACGAAGCACACCTGCCAATGGAGCTCATCCCCGAGATGGCCGAGCTGGGCCTATTCGGCATGCACATCGAAGGCTACGGCTGTGGCGGCCGCAGCGCGGTCGAATACGGCATCGCGATGCACGAGATGGAAGCCGGCGACTCCGGACTGCGCACCGTCATCTCCGTTCAAGGCTCCCTGGCGATGACCGCTATCGCAAAGAATGGCTCGGAGGAACAGAAACAAACCTGGTTGCCCAAGATGGCAGCCGGTGAGATCATTGGGTGTTTCGGTCTGACCGAACCAACCGCCGGATCCGACCCGTCGTCGATGACTACCCACGCAAAGTTTGTCGACGGTGAATGGGTGCTCAACGGCGCCAAGCGCTGGATCGGACTAGCCACCGTAGCGAATGTGGCCATCATCTGGGCCAAAGCGTCAGTTGCCGACGCCAAAGCCGCCGGCGTGCACCCCGAAGGCGATACTCGCGCCGACGATGAAATGGTCGTTCGCGGATTCATCGTCCCGACCGATACCGTTGGATACCGTGCTGAAGCCATCGAACAGAAACTGTCGATGCGCGCCTCACTGCAGTGCGATATTTACCTGGAAGACGCCAAGCTGCCCGCCGATGCGATTCTGCCGCACAACCCAGGCTTGCGCGGACCGTTCTCGTGCCTGAATGAAGCCCGCTACGGGATCGCCTGGGGTGCCCTCGGTGCAGCCCGCGACTCAATTGAAACCGCGCTCGATTACGCCTCAACTCGTATGCAGTTTGGCAAGCCCCTGACCGCCTACCAGCTGACCCAGAAGAAACTGGCCGATATGACTATCGCGCTGAATAAGGGTCAACTCATGGCCTTGCAGTTGGGACGCGCCAACGATGCCGGCACCATGGACCTGCACCAGATTTCGATGGCCAAACTCGATAACGTGCGCGTGGCGATTGAGATTGCCCGCGAGTGCCGCACGATCCTCGGCGGCAACGGCATCACCGCTGCCTACTCGCCACTGCGGCACGCCAATAACCTCGAATCGGTCCGGACCTATGAGGGCACCGACGAGGTCCACACCTTGATCGTGGGCCAGAAGCTAACCGGTGAGGCCGCATTCAGCTAA